One segment of Carya illinoinensis cultivar Pawnee chromosome 1, C.illinoinensisPawnee_v1, whole genome shotgun sequence DNA contains the following:
- the LOC122302150 gene encoding keratin, type II cytoskeletal 2 epidermal-like: MDKTTTKASFSLVLIFLTAFLGTIGSTEGSRNVPKKDHDELYNPQNFFGFPGGFGSFNGGPGFSGFPGMGFHGSFGPFGGIPGFGGPGKGDGPSPKATINGVGGKSPKADVGIKTDCEKGEPM, translated from the exons ATGGATAAGACAACTACTAAGGCATCGTTCTCTCTCGTTTTGATCTTTCTTACAGCATTTCTCGGTACTATAGGTAGTACTGAAGGATCAAGGAATGTGCCAAAGAAAGATCATGATGAACTCTACAACCCTCAGAATTTCTTTGGATTTCCTGGAGGCTTCGGTTCTTTCAATGGCGGTCCTGGTTTCAGTGGCTTTCCTGGGATGGGATTCCACGGCAGCTTCGGTCCTTTCGGAGGGATTCCTGGTTTCGGAGGCCCTGGTAAAGGTGATGGACCCTCTCCTAAAGCTACTATTAATGGAGTTGGAGGTAAATCTCCTAAAGCTG ATGTAGGAATCAAGACGGATTGTGAGAAAGGGGAACCAATGTAG